The DNA region ATTCTTCACCAGGGACAAGAAACTGGCGCCCGCCATGATCGGCACCGCCATGATGAAAGTAAAATCCGATGCTGAGCGGTGGCTCATGCCGAACAGGACACCGCCGGAGATCGTCGCGCCCGAGCGGGAGAAGCCCGGCCACAGGGATAAGCATTGGACAAGTCCGACGATGAGCGCTTGCTTATACGTCATCTGATCCACCGATTCAATCTTCGGCTGCTGCGGACGGAAGAGATCAGAAGCGATCATGAATACCGCTCCGGCCAACAAACCGATGAGAACCGTCTCCGTCGTGAACAGGTATTCATCGATATAATCTTCAAAAAGTACACCCAACACGCCAGCCGGCAAGAGACCGACGATCACATGGGTTAACTTCAGCCTGCCTTGACTGCTCTGAGATCCATCACTTTGAACATGAACTCCGGCGCTGCTCTTAAACAACCGATTCAAACCTAAGAGATCGATGAACCGTCTCCAGAACACGACGACGACTGCCAGGATGGACCCCAACTGGATGACGACCTTGAACGTATTGGCTGGGTATTTGCCCAGAAACTCCTCTGATTTCAGCCACATATCATCGACGAGGATCATATGACCTGTGGATGACACCGGAGCAAATTCCGTCATCCCTTCAACAAATCCCAGAATCACTGCTTTGATCAATTCAATAAAGTTCATGGTTTCCGACTCCTAACTCCTGATATTGATACCTCTATATTCGCTTTATTCACCTTGGTTCGAATATATCCCTGGATTTTGTCCGATTCATGAACATATTCCGCAAAAATCCCTCTCTAATATATCATAAATTTCTAGTAAAAGTTTTCCTAATCAATCAAATTCCCTTCTGAAATTTCTCCCAGATTCAAACCTAGGTTCACAGCAAAAAGAGACGGATCGCCATCCGTCTCTGATACATCACTAACCTATCTTGCCGTCAACTGTTCCCCAAACTCCGACTAAACAAACGCCAACTGAGCGCTGATGGCTCTGCCGTCATCCTTTAATCGAGCCGGCCGCAATCCCTTCGACGATGCGGTCGCTGAGGAAGAGATAGGCGACGAGCACGGGCAGTACGCTGATCATCAGCGTCGCGCCGATCGCACCCCAGTCCGTCATATACTGTCCGATGAAGTTCTGGACACCAACGGTAAGGGTCTTGAGCTCGTTCGTGCTGATGAAGGTGTTAACGAAGATGAACTCATTCCAGTTATAGATCATATTGATAATTGCCGTCGTCATCAGCACCGAGGTCGTCATCGGCAGGATGATGCGGAAGAACATGCGATTCACTGAGCAGCCATCGATGACCGCCGCTTCCTCGATCTCCCTCGGCAGCGCATAATAGAATCCAAGCAGGATCATGATCGTCACCGGCATATTGAAAGCAATATAAGAGATGATCAACGATAGATGACGATCGATCAGCCCCGCCTGGTTGTACATGCTGAAC from Insulibacter thermoxylanivorax includes:
- a CDS encoding undecaprenyl-diphosphate phosphatase, with amino-acid sequence MNFIELIKAVILGFVEGMTEFAPVSSTGHMILVDDMWLKSEEFLGKYPANTFKVVIQLGSILAVVVVFWRRFIDLLGLNRLFKSSAGVHVQSDGSQSSQGRLKLTHVIVGLLPAGVLGVLFEDYIDEYLFTTETVLIGLLAGAVFMIASDLFRPQQPKIESVDQMTYKQALIVGLVQCLSLWPGFSRSGATISGGVLFGMSHRSASDFTFIMAVPIMAGASFLSLVKNWQYFSMDALPFFIVGFISAFVFALLSIRFFLKLINRIKLIPFAIYRIVLVAVIFIFLYF
- a CDS encoding carbohydrate ABC transporter permease encodes the protein MVSAEGTVQQGRLRPQQEGDKKNILDRIGYLCLYLILILAAAFQIFPLVWLFFFSLKSNHEVFHLPPLALPTNPRWENYVKVWNVGKIDVYFMNSVIVTVSATVATLILGSLVTYAITRMRWRGSSFVLGLFMVAMMIPVHSTLIPLFSMYNQAGLIDRHLSLIISYIAFNMPVTIMILLGFYYALPREIEEAAVIDGCSVNRMFFRIILPMTTSVLMTTAIINMIYNWNEFIFVNTFISTNELKTLTVGVQNFIGQYMTDWGAIGATLMISVLPVLVAYLFLSDRIVEGIAAGSIKG